The Streptomyces racemochromogenes DNA segment GGCCTTGGAGTCGGAGGACTCGCCGGGCAGGATCCGCTTGACCACCCAGCCCTCCTCCCGGTGCACGAGGTTGGCGCCGAGCAGCCCGATGGCCCGCTGGTAGTGGGGCGGGCCCTCGTTGCGGCGGGCGGGGGAGACGTAGGCGTGCGAGGTGCCGAGTTCGCCGAGGACCTCGCGCAGCAGGTCGGCGAACTCGTCCGGGGAGGCGACGCGTTCGACGAGCGGCCGGTACTGGCGCAGCACGCCGTCCCAGTCGATGCCGCACATCTTCGGCTCCCAGAAGTACGCCCGGATGAGCCGGCCGGCCTCCTCGAAGGCCTGGCGCCACTCGGCCGCCGGGTCCACCTCGTGCAGGATGCGCCGCAGGTCGAGGTAGACGGTGGAGTCGCCGTCACCCGATTCGGTGGCCGGCACGGCGCGCAGGTCACCGTCGTCGTTGACGACGAGCCGGGTGCCGTCGCCGCTGACCGCGAACCAGTCCAGCCCCGACGCCAGTTCCGTCTTGCGGGCCTTGGTCATGTCGAAGTGCTCCAGCGTCGGCTTGCCGCTGGTGTCGGCCGGGTTGGCGAAGGTCTCGCCGAGCGCGCCGGAGATGGGCCAGCGCAGCCAGACCAGTCCGCCGCCGTGCACCGGGTGGAGGGCCGAGTACTTCGACGCGGAGACGGGGAAGGGGGTGACCCGGTTCTCCAGGCCCTCCACTTCCACCGTGACGGTGCCGTCGCCCTCGTCCGGTTCGCCCTCGACGGGGTCGAGTCCGCCGGCGGCGGGCCGGCCGTCGGGGGAGAAGGCGAAGGGGGAGGGGGTGGCCGAGGACAGCGGCACCAGGTAGGGGCGGCAGCCCAGCGGGAAGGACAGGTCGCCGGTGTGGACGTCGTACACCGGGTCGAAACCGCGCCAGGACAGGAAGGCGAGGTAGCGGCCGTCCCGTGTGAAGACCGGGTTCTCGTCCTCGAAGCGGCCGTTGGTGACGTCGACGACGACGGGTGCGCCGGGGCCGGAGATCTTCGCCATCTTGATCTGCCGCAGGGAGCGTCCGATGCCCGGGTGTGACCAGGTCAGCCAGCAGCCGTCGGGGGAGAAGGCGAGGTCGGTGACGGGGCCGTTGATCGACCGGATGAGTTCGGTGACCTCTCCTCTGGACTCCTCCGTCGCGTCGAGCAGCAGCAGCCGTCCGTCGTGGGAGGCGATGGCGAGCCGCTCGCCGTCGGGGTCGGACAGCAGTTCGGTGACGCGGCCCAGCTCGCCCGAGGCCAGCCGGCGAGGCTCGCGGTCGCCGGAGGCGCGGGGCAGGTAGGCGATCTCGATCGCGTCCTCGCCCTCGGCGTCGGTGACGTACGCGACCTGCCCACCGCTGCCGAGCATCTCGGGCAGCCGGACCCGCACGCCGGGGGTGTCGGCGATGGTGCGGGCGGGGCCGTCGCGGTGGGTGAGCCAGTACAGGCTGCCGCGCACGACGACGGCGCTGGCCCGGCCGGTGGTGTCCACGGACAGCGAGTCGACGTTGCTGGCGGCCGGCACCTGGTACGTACGCCGCCCCGCGCGCGGGCCGCCGAGGCGGACCGGCAGCTTGCGCGGCGAGGCCCCTTCGGCGAGGGAGTCCACGAGCCAGATGTCGCCCGCGCACTGGTAGACCACGCGGGAGCCGTCGCTGGAGGCGTGCCGGGCGTAGAACTCGTCGTGGTCGGTGTGGCGGCGCAGGCCGGTGCCGTCGGGCAGGCAGGAGTAGAGGTTGCCGATGCCCTCGTGGTCGGAGAGGAAGGCGATCCGGCCGTCGACGAACATCGGGGATTCGAGGTGTCCCTCGATGTCCTCCAGGAGCCGTCGCCCGTGCAGCCAGAGCCGGCCGGTGGCGCCGCCCCGGTAGCGCTTCCAGGAGGCGGGTTCGTGCGGGGGCTTGCCGGTCAGCAGCAGGCTGCGGTGCTCGCCGTCGACGTCGGCGACCTGGATGTCGGAGACCGGGCCCCAGGGGAGGCGGCCGCCGGGGCTGCCGTCGGTGGGCAGCTTGTAGGCCCACGAGTAGTACGAGAAGGGCTGCCCGTGCGAGGAGACGGCCAGGATGTTGCCGTCCGGGTCCCAGCCGCAGACCCGGGTGTCGGTGGAGCCCCAGTGGCTGAGCCGGCGGGCGGGGCCGCCGTCGACGGGGGCGAGGTGGATCTCCGGGTCGAGGCTGCGCCAGGTGGTGAAGGCGATGTGCCGTCCGTCGGGGGAGAAGCGCGGGTGGCCGACGCGGGTGCGGTCGACGGTGATGCGCCAGGCGCGGCCGGGGGTCTGGCCCTCGGGGACCAGGGGGGCGACCCAGAGGTCGTCTTCGGTGGCGAAACACAGCAGGTCGTCGTGGAGGTGCGGGAAGCGGAGGTACGCGACGTCGTGACTCACCCCCCAATGCTTTCCGTGCCGGAGGGGCCCGGCAACTCGTACAGGTGACCGTGTGGCGCCCGTGTGGGTGACGCATGCGTGTGCCGGCCGCGTGACCCACGCCACCCCACTAGCGAAACGGAACGGTTTCGTTTCGTTAGGCTGGGAGGTAGGCTCTGAAGAGTACGGAACCGTTTCGTTCGGAGGAGGTCGCGATGAAGGCGAGTTGCCGGGTGACCGACGTCATGTCGGCCCGACGCAGCCGGATCACCCCCGAACGGGAAGCCGAACTCCACGGGGCGGTCCTCGACCTCCTGCGCGAGGTCGGCTACGAGGCGCTGACCATGGACGCCGTCGCCGCCCGTACGAAGTCCAGCAAGGCCACCCTCTACCGCCAGTGGGGGAGCAAGCCTGAGCTGGTCGCCAAGGCCCTGCGATGCACCCAGCCGGTCTCCCTGAGGGAGATCGACACGGGCACCCTGCGCGGGGACTTCGCGATGATGGTCGAGCGCTCCGACGACGCGCAGATGGCCAAGGACACCGCGCTGATGCGGGGCCTGGCCCATGCCGTCCACGAGAGCCCGGAGCTGCACCGGGCACTGCGCGACCTGCTCGTCGACCCGGAGATCAACGGTCTCCAGGCGATGCTGCGGCGCGCCGTCGAGCGGGGCGAGATCCGGCCGGACTGCCCGGCCCTGGACTTCGTGCCGCACATGCTCATCGGGGCGTTCATCGCACTGCCGCTGATCGAGGACCGGTCCGTCGACCGGGCTTTCCTCGGCCAGTTCATCGACGCCGTGGTCTTCCCCGCCCTCGGCGTCTGACGTCCCGCCCGGGTGCTCCGCCCGCGGCCGGCTCCCCGGCCGCACGAACGCGCGGAGCACAGCTCCCCAGAAGTACAGAACGTCCTTCCTGCTGCTCCTGACACGCCGCTCTCGTCGTCGGGCCGGCTTTCCACGCCCAGATCCGTCCCGGATCCATCCCACGACCTGAAACGGGAGAACCACGACGTGGCCACCTTCCTCTACCGGCTCGGCCGTGGCGCCTTCAGGCGCCGCGGCCTGGTCGCCCTCGTATGGGTGGCGCTGCTCGTCGCCGCGGGCTTCGGCGCCGCGACGGCCTCCGCGCCCACCTCCGGCTCGTTCTCGATACCCGGCACGGAGGCCCAGAAGGCCTTCGACCTGCTGGACGAGAAGTTCCCGGGCATGTCCGCCGACGGCGCGACCGCCCGCATCGTCGTCAAGGCCCCGGCGGGCGCCAAGGTCACCGACCCGGGCCCCAAGGCCGAGGTCGAGAAGCTCATCTCCGGGCTGAAGAGCGGCGACGGCGCCGCCCAGATCGCCACCGTCGACGACCCGTACCAGACGAAGGCGGTGAGCCAGGACGGCTCCACCACCTACGTCAGCGTGAAGTACAAGGTCAGCGGCATGGAGCTGAAGGACGACACCCGGGAGGCGCTCAAGGACTCGGGCCACGCGGCCCAGAAGGCCGGCCTCCAGGTGGAGATCGGCGGCGACGCGCTGATGGAGGCCCCGGAGACGGGCTCCGGCGAGGCCATCGGCATCCTGATCGCCGGCATCGTCCTCGTCATCACCTTCGGCTCGCTGGTCGCCGCCGGGCTGCCGCTGCTGACCGCGCTGATCGGCGTCGGCATCGGCGTGTCCTCGATCACCGCGCTCGCCAACGTCCTGGACCTCGGCTCCACCACCTCCACCCTCGCGATGATGATCGGCCTGGCGGTCGGCATCGACTACGCGCTCTTCATCGTCTCCCGCTACCGCGTGGAGCTCGCCGAGGGCCGCGAGCGCGACGAGGCCGCCGGCCGCGCCGCCGGAACCGCCGGCTCCGCCGTGGTCTTCGCCGGTCTGACCGTGGTCATCGCCCTGGTGGGCCTGGCCGTCGTCAACATCCCGATGCTGACGAAGATGGGTGTCGCCGCCGCCGGAACGGTGGTCATCGCGGTGCTCGTCGCCCTGACGCTGGTCCCCGCGATCCTCGGCTTCGCGGGCAGGAAGGTGCTGCCCGCCGGCCAGAAGAGCAAGCTGTTCGGCAAGGGCCGCCCGGCCGGCGCCGAGCCCAAGGCCAACGGCGGCACCCGCTGGGCGCGCTTCGTGCTGCGCCGCCCGGTCGTGGTGCTGCTGGCCGGTGTGATCGGCCTCGGCGTGATCGCGATCCCCGCGAGCAAGCTGGAGATGGGCCTGCCGGACGACGGCTCCAAGCCGGTCTCCACCAGCCAGCGCAAGGCGTACGACATGCTGTCCGAGGGCTTCGGCCCCGGCTTCAACGGTCCGCTGATGGTGGTCGTCGACGGTGACAAGGCGCTGGCCGACAGCACCGCCGACCGGATCAAGGGCCTGGACGGGGTGGCGGCGGTGATGCCGCCGCTCCAGAACGAGGCCAAGGACGCCGCGATCGTCAGCGTGATCCCGAAGGACCGGCCGTCATCCACCGAGACCGAGGACCTGGTCCACAAGATCCGCGAGGGCAACGGCAAGGACGTGTTCGTCAGCGGCCAGACCGCGATGAACATCGACTTCTCGCAGAAGATGAACGACGCGCTGCTGCCCTACCTGGCGCTCGTCGTCGGCCTCGCCTTCCTGCTGCTGATGCTGGTCTTCCGCTCGATCCTGGTCCCGCTCAAGGCGGCGCTCGGCTTCCTGCTGTCGGTGGTGGCGGCCCTCGGCGCGGTCGTCGCGGTCTTCCAGTGGGGCTGGCTCGGCTCGCTCTTCGGCGTGGAGCAGACCGGTCCGATCATGTCGATGATGCCGATCTTCATGGTGGGCGTGGTCTTCGGCCTGGCCATGGACTACGAGGTCTTCCTGGTCACCCGCATGCGTGAGGCGTACGTCCACGGCGAGCGGCCGGGCCAGGCCGTGGTGACCGGCTTCCAGTACAGCGCCCGCGTGGTCGTGGCCGCCGCCGTCATCATGATCGCCGTGTTCTCCGGCTTCCTCGGCGCCAGCGACTCGATGGTCAAGATGATCGGCTTCGGCCTGGCCGTCGCCGTCCTCTTCGACGCCTTCGTGGTCCGCATGGCCATCGTGCCGGCGGTGCTGGCGCTGCTCGGCCACAAGGCCTGGTGGCTGCCGAAGTGGCTCGACCGGATCCTGCCCAACGTGGACGTGGAGGGCGAGAGCCTGCGCAAGCACCTCGGCGAGTCCGCCTCCGACGCCGGTTCGCCGGAGGACCCCGACAAGGAGCGCGCGCTCGTCAACGCCTGATCCGCGGGCGAGGACCGCGGGCCCGGCCTCGGTCGGGCCGCGGTCCGGACCGCCGGTCCGGGCCAACGCCCCGCGTCAACGCCGAGCGTCAACCCCGGGCCCGGAAAGTCACACCTGCCGAACGCCGGCCCCGTACCTGGAAGCCCAGGTGCGGGGCCGGTGGCGTTGCGCTACGCCGTCCGGGTGGTGGCGTACGTGCGGCGCAGGAAGCGGCGCAGCGCGGCGCTGTCGAACTGGAGGACGGCGACTCCCTCGGGCGAGTGGAACTCGATCACCACCTGGACGCGCCCGCACGGCCAGACGCGTACGTCTCCGCTCCCCGACGGGGCCAGCAGGCCGGCCTCCAGGAGGGCCAGGGGGAAGACCCACTCGTTGTCGGTGTCCTCGGGGGACAGTTCGGCGGGGAAGACGACGCGCACGGCCAGCGGCTCGGCGGGGGTGAAGCGCAGGGCCACCGGAATGGCCCGGTAGAGGGGCTCGTCGGTGATGACGCGGGCACGCACCCGCTCCTCGACGGCGGTCGCTGTGGCGGTGGCTGCTGGATTCTCGGCGGTCGCTGACATCGACAAGACTCCTCTAATCGGAACATTTCAGTCCGTTTGTCCGTCCAGCCTCGCACATTCCGACGAAACCGCACGGATCTATTTGTGACCTGGCTGCTCTTGCCAACGGTTTGCAACTGGGCACTACTCTTGAACGGTTAAAGACTTGTGCGAGAAAGAGGATGCGGAGCTACTCCATGCATGTGCCCGACGGATTCATCAACACACCCGTCTCGGTGGCCGCAGGAGTAGCGGCCGCCACCGCTGTCGCGGTCAGCCTGCGCGGCGCCCGCCGCGAGCTCGACGAGCGCACCGCCCCGCTGGCCGGCCTCGTCGCCGCCTTCATCTTCGCCGTGCAGATGCTCAACTTCCCGGTCGCCGCGGGCACCAGCGGCCACCTCCTCGGAGGGGCCCTCGCCGCCATACTCGTCGGCCCGTACACCGGCGTGCTCTGCGTGTCCGTCGTCCTGCTGATGCAGGGCATCCTCTTCGCCGACGGCGGCCTCACCGCCCTCGGCGTCAACGTCCTCAACATGGCCGTGGTGACCGTGGTCGTCGCCTACGCCGTCTTCCGCGGCCTCCTCAAGCTGCTGCCCGCCGGCCGCCGCTCGGTCACCGTCGCCGCCTTCGTCGGCGCCCTCCTCTCCGTGCCCGCCGCGGCCGCCGCCTTCACCGCCCTCTACGCCCTCGGCGGCACCACCGACGTCCCGATCGGCAAGGTCATCACCGCCATGGTCGGCGTCCACGTCCTCATCGGCATCGGCGAAGCCGCCATCACCGCCGCGACCGTCGGCGCCGTGATCGCCGTACGCCCCGACCTGGTGCACGGCGCGCGCCGGCTGACCGCCCCGCTGAAGCTGCGCGTCGGCGGCGAACTGGTCGACGCCCCCGCCCCCGCCGCCACCCCGGTGCCGGCCGCCGCCCGCTCCACCCGCAAGCTCTGGCTGACCGGCTTGGCCACCGCCCTCGTACTGGCCGGCTTCGTCTCCTTCTACGCCTCCGCCAGCCCCGACGGCCTGGAGAAGGTCGCCGCCGACAAGGGCATCGACACCAAGGTCGAGGAACACGCCGCCGCGGACTCCCCGCTCGCCGACTACAGCGTCAAGGACGTCTCCGACGCCCGGCTGTCCGGCGGCCTCGCGGGCGTCATCGGCGTCGGCGCGACCGTCGCCGTCGGCACCGGCGTGTTCTGGGCCGTGCGCCGCCGTCGCGCGCAGGACCTGACCGCGACGTCCACGGCCGCCCCGACAGCCGGCTGACATGGGAGCCGGCCACGCGCACAAGCTCTACCGGCACGGGCACTCGCCCGTGCACGAGCTGCCGCCACACTGCAAGATCGCCGCTACGTTCGCCTTCGTGGTCGTCGTCGTGTCCACCCCGCGCGAGGCCATGTGGGCCTTCGCCGGGTACGCCGTCCTCATCGCCGCCGTCGCGGCGGCCGCCCGGATCCCCGCGGGCTTCCTGCTGCGGCGGATGCTGATCGAGGTGCCGTTCGTCCTCTTCGCCGTGCTCATGCCCTTCGTGTCCCAGGGCGAACGCGTGGAGGTCCTCGGCATGTCCCTGAGCGTCTCCGGCCTCTGGGGCGCCTGGAACGTCCTGGCCAAGGGCACCCTCGGCGTGGCCGCCTCCGTACTGCTCGCCTCCACCACAGAACTGCGCGCCCTGCTGCTGGGACTCCAGCGGCTGAAGCTGCCGCCGCTGCTCGTCCAGATCGCCTCCTTCATGATCCGGTACGGCGACGTCATCACCGACGAGCTGCGCCGCATGTCCATCGCCCGCCGCTCGCGCGGGTTCGAGGCGCGCGGCGTCCGGCACTGGGGGGTGCTCGCCAAGACGGCCGGCGCCCTCTTCATCCGCTCCTACGAACGCGGCGAGCGGGTCTACCTCGCCATGGTCAGCCGCGGCTACGCCGGCTCCATGCCGGTGATCGACGACGTCACGGCCACCCGCGCCCAGTGGGCGTACTCGGCCGTGCTGCCCGTGACGGCGCTGGCCGTCTGTCTGATGGGATGGACGCTGTGACGTCTCCTTCTCCTTCTCCTTCTCCTTCCTCCTCCTCCGCCGCTGCGTCCGAGCCCTCCCTGGAGGTGTCCGGGGTCGCCTACGCCTACCCCGACGGGCACCAGGCCCTCTTCGGGGTCGACCTCACCGTCGGCCGCGGGGAGCGGGTCGCACTGCTCGGCCCCAACGGCGCGGGGAAGACCACCCTCGTGCTGCACCTCAACGGCATCCTCGGCGGCGGGGTCGGCTCGGTGAGCGTGGCCGGGCTGCCCGTGGAGAAGCGGAACCTCGCCGAGATCCGGCGCCGGGTGGGCATCGTCTTCCAGGACCCCGACGACCAGCTGTTCATGCCGACCGTGCGGGAGGACGTGGCCTTCGGCCCGGCGGCGGCCGGCCTGCGGGGCGCGGAACTGGAGCATCGGGTCCGCGAGGCGCTCGAACTGGTCGGCATGGCCGGCTTCGCCGACCGGCCGCCGCACCACCTGTCCTTCGGCCAGCGCCGGCGGGTGGCGGTGGCGACCGTACTGGCGATGCGGCCGGAGATCCTCGTCCTGGACGAGCCCTCCTCCAACCTGGACCCGGCCTCGCGGCGCGAGCTCGCCGACATCCTGCGGTCGCTGGACGTGACGGTGCTGATGGTGACCCACGACCTGCCGTACGCGCTGGAACTCTGCCCGCGCTCGGTGATCCTGAGCGAGGGCGTGATCGCCGCCGACGGGCGCACCCGCGACCTGCTGTGCGACGAGGCGCTGATGCGGGAGCACCGGCTGGAGCTGCCGTTCGGCTTCGACCCGCGGTCGGTGGCGGCGGCGTAGGGCGGCTCGCCAGGTGGTGACGTGACGTGGCAGCTAATGCCACAGCGTGGCCGCGTGGCATTAGTCGGTGGTGTCGGGGTGTGGTGCGGGCCGGCCGGGCGCGGTCCGCGGCATAAGGGGCGGCCGATGGTTGTTGGCCTGCTCGTGAACATCCAGGGTGTGGTGACCGAGGGCTTCGAGCCCGTCAGAGACGCCTTCGCGCGCAACTTCGAGGTCCTCGGGGACCGGGGCGCGGCCGTGGCCGTGTACCGGGACGGCCGCAAGGTCGTCGACCTGTGGGCTGGCACGAAGGACGCCGACGGCGACGCCGCCGGGCCCTGGGCCGAGGACACCGTGACGATCGTGCGCTCCGCCACCAAGGGTGTGGCCGCCGCCGTCCCGCTCCTCCTGCATCAGCGCGGACTGCTGGACCTGGACGCGCCGGTGGGCTCGTACTGGCCCGAGTTCAAGGCCGGCGGCAAGGAGAAGACCCTGGTCCGTCACCTCCTCGCCCACCAGGCTGGCGTGCCCGCGCTGGACCGGGGGCTCACCACGGCGCAGGCCGCCGACGGGGTGAGCGGGGCGCGCGCGGTCGCCGCGCAGCGGGCCTTCTGGGAGCCGGGCGCCGAGCACGGCTACCACGCGCAGACCTTCAGCTGGCTGGTCTCCGAGCTGGTGCTGCGGGCGACGGGCCGCACCGTCGGCGGGATCCTCGCGGAGGAGATCGCCGAGCCGCTGGGGCTGGACTTCTGGATAGGCCTGCCGGAGAGCGAGGCGCCGCGGGTGGGCCGGGTGGCGCCGGTGGAGCCGCCGGCGAGCGCGGGGCTGTTGAAGACCCGGCCGAGGAGAAACGTTTCCGAGGCGTACGCCGACCCGGACTCCCTCACCCGGCGCGCCTTCGCGGCCATCGACCCCGCGCCGGACGAGAACGACCCCGTCTACCAGGGGGCCGAGCTCCCCGGTTCCGCCGGCATCGGCACGGCGCGCGCCCTGGCCCGCTTCTACGGGGCGACCATCGGCGTGGTGGAGGACGGGGCGCGGATCTTCACCCCCGCCACCACGGCGCTGGCCGGCACGGAGTTCGCGTCCGGGCCGGACCGGGTGCTGGTCGTGAACACCCGTTTCGGCCCGGGCTACATGCTGCACGGGGCGGCGTCCCCGCTGCTGTCGCCGGCCTCCTTCGGCCACCCGGGGCGGGGCGGGTCCCTGGCCTTCGCGGACCCGGAGGCGGGGATCGGCTTCGGCTACGTCACCAACGCGCACGCCAAGTCGGTCACCGCCGACCCGCGCGCGCAGGCGCTGGTGCGGGCGCTGCGGTCCTGCCTCTGACGCCGTACGGCAGCGGGCGGGGGCGGGGCGGCCGGAACCGGCGGCCGCGGCTGCGGTCTTGATCAGGTCCCTTCGCGTACGTCGGCCAGTGCGGCCGCGGCGTGCTCGATGAGCTCCTTCGGGGCCATGGGGAAGACGGTGTGCGGGGTGCCGGCGGCGGCCCAGACCACGTCGTGCTCCAGCAGCGAGCGGTCGGCCAGCACCCGGGTGCGGGTGCGGTGGCCGAAGGGCGGGACGCCGCCGATGGCGTAGCCGGTGGTCTCGCGGACGAGCGCGGCGTCGGCGCGGGTGACTTTCGCGGCGCCGAGTTGACGCCGCACGGCCTCGACGTCGACCCGGGAGGCGCCGTCCATGAGGACCAGGACCGGTACCCCGTCCGCCGCGAAGATCAGTGACTTCACGATCTGGCTGAGTTCGCAGCCGATCGCCGCGGCGGCGTCGGCGGCCGTACGGGTCCCTTCGGGGAAGGCGCGGACGTCGAGGTCGAGGCCCAGCTCGGTGAGGGCCCGGGCGAAGAGGGGGTGCGGGGTGCTGGTCGTCATGCCGGGACGCTAGCGCTGTGCGGGGGGCCGGGGCCACGCGTTTACCCCGGGCCCCGCCTTCGGGCTCCCGTCCCCGGCCCGGGGAGGTCGGGCGTCGGCATCCCCCGTTCCGGCTGCGGCCGGAGCTCTCAGGTGTGCCGCCCCGCCGGTCGTTCCCCGCGCGCGGCCGGCCCGCGTGTGCCGTTTCGGCCCCCGGCGCTGGCATCCGCCGCGCCGGCCCTGGCTTCGGCCGTCCCGGTTCCGCCCAAGCCGCGCCCGCCCCGGCCGTCGCGCTCCCGACACGGCCGCGCCCGCCCCGGCCGTCTCGGCCCTGGCCCCGGCCGCGCCCGCCCCGGCCGTCCCCGCTCCGCCCCCGGCGGGCTGTTCCGGCGGCCGTGTGCCGGGCCTCCGGGGCCGGGTGGCCGGGTGGTCGGGGGCGGTAGTGGGACGGGGCCGGTGGTCCTCCGGCTCGGGGCCGCGGCCCCGCCGGCGGCGGCCTCGTGCGGTGTGGGCCCCCGTCAGGAGGCGTTCAGGACCGTGGCGACGATGGGGCCCGCCGAGTCGCCGCCGTGGCCGCCGCCTTCGACCATGGCGGCCGCCGCCACATCACCCCGGAAGCCCGTGAACCAGCTGTCCGGGGCCGCCGCGCCGTCGACCTCCGCCGAGCCGGTCTTCGCGCCCTTGTCGGAGCCGCCCACGGAGGACATGGCGCCCGCCGCCGTGCCGCCGGGGCCGGCGGCCTGCTTCATCATCTTCACCAGCTGCGCCGACACCCCCGGTGCCAGCGCGCGCGGGGCGGTGGCCAGGGTGCGCCCGTCCAGCGAGGCCTTGACCAGCACCGGCTGGCGGAACACCCCGGTCCGGGCGGTCGCCGTGATCGACGCGACGTTCAGCGGGTTCATCTGGATGGCGCCCTGGCCGATGTACTCCGCGGCCGCCGACGGGCCGGAGGTCACCGGCACGCTGCCGTCCTGGGACGGGATGCCGGTCTTCCAGTCCAGCCCGATCCCGAAGGCCTCCTTGGCCACCCTCGGCAGTGCCCCGTTGTCGCGCACCTCGTCGATCAGGCCGATGAAGGCCGTGTTGCAGGACTTGGCGAAGCTGGTCGAGAAGGGCTGGCCCTTCAGCGAGAAGTTGTTCAGGTTGTGGAAGACCTTGCCGTCCCACGAGACGCTCTGCGGGCAGTCCGCCGGGCGGTCGGCCGCCACCAGGCCCTTCTCCAGCAGCATCGCCGCCGTGACGATCTTCATCGTCGAGCCGGGCGCCCGCCGGCCCTGCATCGCCGCGTTGAAGCCGTCCCTGCGGTGGTTCGCCACCGCCAGGATGTCGCCGGTGCTCGGCTGGACGGCGACCACGGACGCCTCCGGGTGCTGGGCGACGGCCTTCTCCGCCGCCGCCTGCACGTCGGCGTCCAGGACGGTCCGGATCTCCCCCGGCTTGCCCTCCACCAGCGTCAGCAGGCTCCGCTTCGGCGCGTCCTGGGTGGCCGGTTCGATCCACAGCTCGACGCCGGCCGTGCCGCCGGTCTTCTCCCCGTAGGTCTTGCGCAGCGAGTCCAGCACCGGCCGCAGCGACGGGTACTGCTCGGGCGTCAGCTCCTTGCCGTTGCGGTCGACGGCCTTGACCGGCGGGCTCGCCGGGGTGCCTGTGCGCAGCTTCTCGTCCTTCTGGAGCTGCGGGTGGATCACCGAGGGCTGCCAGTCGACGAGCGGCTTGCCGCTCTCGGTGCCGCGGACGACGGTCAGGCGGGAGTCGTAGACGAGGGGCTTGGCCGTGCCTTGGTGGCTGACTTCGGCCTCGACCTTGAACGGCACCGAGGCGCCCTCCGCCGCGCCGGGGGTGATGACGGCCTTGGACACCATCGCCTTGGCGCGGTAGTCGGCCACCGTGGTCTGCGCGGCCTGGGTGTTGTTGGTCAGCGCGGCGGCCGTGGCGTCGTCGCCGGCCGCCCACGCCGCGAGGAAGGCCTTCGCGGTGGCGGCGGCCTCCTTCTCGGTGACCGGCCCGCTTCCCCCCTTGGCGGCGGTCGCCGTCCTGTTCGTCGTGGCGCGGTCGCCCGCGCCGCCGTCGCCGGCGTCCCCGACCAGCGCGTACACCCCGTACGCGGTACCGCCGGCCATCGCGAGGAACACCCCGCCGACGATGGCACCCTTCGCCGCCCCGTTCACTGCGTCCCCTCCCCAGGAGCCCCCGTTCTCTGAACATGTTCAAAGAACCTGTGAGGAGACCTTACCTCTCAGTAACGGGTCAGATCCAGGTGTCCAGCCACATCCGGCCACGCCACGAGTCCATGGGCAGGGTCTGGCCGGTGTAGATCGGCCAGAAATAGATGAAGTTCCAGATGATCAGGAGGATGAGGACGCCCGCGCCGATCGCGCCCACCGCGCGCCGCCGCTCCGAGGAGCCCGCCGGTCCCAGCAGGGCGCCGACCAGCATCGCCACCGCCAGGCAGAGGTAGGGGACAAAGACCACCGCGTAGAAGTAGAAGATGGTCCGCTCCTGGTAGTTGAACCAGGGCAGCAGGCCCGCGCCCAGCGCGCACGCGATGGCGCCCGCCCGCCAGTCGCGGCGGAAGAACCACCGCCACAGCACGTACAGCAGCGCGAAGCAGCCCGCCCACCACAGCAGCGGTGTGCCGAGGGCCAGCACCTCGCGGGCGCACTTGCCGGCCTCGGACGCCGGGCAGCCGTCGGTGCCGGGCGAGGGGGACTCGTAGAAGTAGGAGACCGGCCGGCCCAGGACCAGCCAGCTCCACGGGTTCGACTCGTAGGTGTGGCCGGAGGTCAGGCCCACGTGGAACTTGTAGACCTCCGTCTCGTAGTGCCACAGGCTGCGCAGCCACTCGGGGAGGAAGGACAGCGCGCTGCCCTGGTCGTACTTGGCGGCCCAGTCGCGGAAGTAGCCGCCCTTGCCGTTGTCCGGACTGAGGATCCAGCCCGTCCAGGAGGCCAGGTACACG contains these protein-coding regions:
- a CDS encoding penicillin-binding transpeptidase domain-containing protein; translation: MNGAAKGAIVGGVFLAMAGGTAYGVYALVGDAGDGGAGDRATTNRTATAAKGGSGPVTEKEAAATAKAFLAAWAAGDDATAAALTNNTQAAQTTVADYRAKAMVSKAVITPGAAEGASVPFKVEAEVSHQGTAKPLVYDSRLTVVRGTESGKPLVDWQPSVIHPQLQKDEKLRTGTPASPPVKAVDRNGKELTPEQYPSLRPVLDSLRKTYGEKTGGTAGVELWIEPATQDAPKRSLLTLVEGKPGEIRTVLDADVQAAAEKAVAQHPEASVVAVQPSTGDILAVANHRRDGFNAAMQGRRAPGSTMKIVTAAMLLEKGLVAADRPADCPQSVSWDGKVFHNLNNFSLKGQPFSTSFAKSCNTAFIGLIDEVRDNGALPRVAKEAFGIGLDWKTGIPSQDGSVPVTSGPSAAAEYIGQGAIQMNPLNVASITATARTGVFRQPVLVKASLDGRTLATAPRALAPGVSAQLVKMMKQAAGPGGTAAGAMSSVGGSDKGAKTGSAEVDGAAAPDSWFTGFRGDVAAAAMVEGGGHGGDSAGPIVATVLNAS
- a CDS encoding ABC transporter ATP-binding protein; the protein is MDAVTSPSPSPSPSSSSAAASEPSLEVSGVAYAYPDGHQALFGVDLTVGRGERVALLGPNGAGKTTLVLHLNGILGGGVGSVSVAGLPVEKRNLAEIRRRVGIVFQDPDDQLFMPTVREDVAFGPAAAGLRGAELEHRVREALELVGMAGFADRPPHHLSFGQRRRVAVATVLAMRPEILVLDEPSSNLDPASRRELADILRSLDVTVLMVTHDLPYALELCPRSVILSEGVIAADGRTRDLLCDEALMREHRLELPFGFDPRSVAAA
- the cbiQ gene encoding cobalt ECF transporter T component CbiQ; its protein translation is MGAGHAHKLYRHGHSPVHELPPHCKIAATFAFVVVVVSTPREAMWAFAGYAVLIAAVAAAARIPAGFLLRRMLIEVPFVLFAVLMPFVSQGERVEVLGMSLSVSGLWGAWNVLAKGTLGVAASVLLASTTELRALLLGLQRLKLPPLLVQIASFMIRYGDVITDELRRMSIARRSRGFEARGVRHWGVLAKTAGALFIRSYERGERVYLAMVSRGYAGSMPVIDDVTATRAQWAYSAVLPVTALAVCLMGWTL
- a CDS encoding YbaK/EbsC family protein; translation: MTTSTPHPLFARALTELGLDLDVRAFPEGTRTAADAAAAIGCELSQIVKSLIFAADGVPVLVLMDGASRVDVEAVRRQLGAAKVTRADAALVRETTGYAIGGVPPFGHRTRTRVLADRSLLEHDVVWAAAGTPHTVFPMAPKELIEHAAAALADVREGT
- a CDS encoding serine hydrolase domain-containing protein, translated to MVVGLLVNIQGVVTEGFEPVRDAFARNFEVLGDRGAAVAVYRDGRKVVDLWAGTKDADGDAAGPWAEDTVTIVRSATKGVAAAVPLLLHQRGLLDLDAPVGSYWPEFKAGGKEKTLVRHLLAHQAGVPALDRGLTTAQAADGVSGARAVAAQRAFWEPGAEHGYHAQTFSWLVSELVLRATGRTVGGILAEEIAEPLGLDFWIGLPESEAPRVGRVAPVEPPASAGLLKTRPRRNVSEAYADPDSLTRRAFAAIDPAPDENDPVYQGAELPGSAGIGTARALARFYGATIGVVEDGARIFTPATTALAGTEFASGPDRVLVVNTRFGPGYMLHGAASPLLSPASFGHPGRGGSLAFADPEAGIGFGYVTNAHAKSVTADPRAQALVRALRSCL
- a CDS encoding energy-coupling factor ABC transporter permease encodes the protein MHVPDGFINTPVSVAAGVAAATAVAVSLRGARRELDERTAPLAGLVAAFIFAVQMLNFPVAAGTSGHLLGGALAAILVGPYTGVLCVSVVLLMQGILFADGGLTALGVNVLNMAVVTVVVAYAVFRGLLKLLPAGRRSVTVAAFVGALLSVPAAAAAFTALYALGGTTDVPIGKVITAMVGVHVLIGIGEAAITAATVGAVIAVRPDLVHGARRLTAPLKLRVGGELVDAPAPAATPVPAAARSTRKLWLTGLATALVLAGFVSFYASASPDGLEKVAADKGIDTKVEEHAAADSPLADYSVKDVSDARLSGGLAGVIGVGATVAVGTGVFWAVRRRRAQDLTATSTAAPTAG